One region of Exiguobacterium acetylicum genomic DNA includes:
- the spoVG gene encoding septation regulator SpoVG has product MNVTDVKIRRVVAEGRMKALASITLDHEFVVHDLRVIEGNSGLFVAMPSKRTQEGIFRDVAHPINALMRKKVEDSVLEAYAAREDQEEGLGYEVSSAQTTDQA; this is encoded by the coding sequence ATGAACGTTACGGACGTTAAAATTCGTCGCGTCGTGGCAGAGGGTCGAATGAAAGCACTTGCCTCTATTACGCTCGACCACGAATTCGTGGTACATGATTTGCGTGTGATCGAAGGGAACAGTGGTCTCTTCGTCGCCATGCCAAGCAAACGAACGCAAGAAGGTATCTTCCGGGATGTCGCTCATCCAATCAATGCATTAATGCGAAAAAAGGTCGAAGATTCAGTACTCGAAGCCTATGCGGCACGTGAGGATCAAGAAGAAGGTCTCGGTTACGAAGTCTCTTCTGCCCAAACGACAGATCAAGCATAA
- the purR gene encoding pur operon repressor, with amino-acid sequence MKIRRSGRLVDMTRYLLDHPHHLVSLTIFAERYKSAKSSISEDLDIVSEMLEHEGTGRLVTVPGAAGGVMFIPTWSSKKALPFIDDLCERVALPDRLLPGGYLYLTDLLGDPKMVKQMGQVFASVFSQKKVDVVMTIATKGIPLAYAVAEQLGVPFVIVRSDSRVTEGSTVSINYVSGSSKAIRTMALARRSLPRGANVLLIDDFMKAGGTIRGMMSLLSEFEAKVAGVGVLIEAEGAEKKMVNEYVSLMKLADVDVDLGQIQVKRGNVDHYFSEAETT; translated from the coding sequence ATGAAAATTCGGAGAAGTGGTCGATTGGTCGACATGACGCGATACTTGCTTGACCATCCCCATCATCTCGTCTCATTGACGATTTTTGCAGAACGCTATAAATCGGCGAAATCGTCGATCAGTGAAGACTTAGATATCGTCAGTGAGATGTTAGAACATGAGGGAACAGGTCGTCTCGTCACAGTACCAGGTGCTGCGGGTGGCGTCATGTTCATCCCGACGTGGAGCAGTAAGAAGGCGTTACCGTTCATCGATGATCTATGTGAACGTGTCGCACTTCCAGATCGACTGTTACCAGGGGGATACCTTTATTTGACGGACTTACTCGGGGATCCGAAGATGGTCAAACAAATGGGGCAAGTGTTTGCATCTGTCTTTAGCCAAAAGAAAGTCGATGTCGTCATGACGATCGCGACGAAAGGGATTCCACTTGCTTATGCGGTCGCTGAGCAACTGGGTGTGCCGTTCGTCATCGTGCGTTCGGATAGTCGCGTCACAGAAGGATCAACAGTCAGCATCAACTATGTCTCAGGATCTTCAAAAGCGATCCGGACGATGGCACTCGCGCGCCGGAGTTTACCACGCGGAGCGAACGTCTTATTGATCGATGACTTCATGAAAGCCGGCGGAACGATTCGCGGAATGATGAGTCTCTTGAGCGAGTTCGAAGCAAAGGTCGCAGGTGTGGGTGTCTTGATCGAGGCAGAGGGTGCCGAGAAGAAGATGGTCAACGAATACGTCAGCTTAATGAAATTAGCGGACGTCGACGTCGATCTTGGTCAAATTCAAGTCAAGCGTGGAAACGTCGATCACTATTTCTCGGAAGCAGAGACTACCTGA
- the glmU gene encoding bifunctional UDP-N-acetylglucosamine diphosphorylase/glucosamine-1-phosphate N-acetyltransferase GlmU, translating into MNHFAVILAAGKGTRMKSKLYKVLHPVAGKPMVQHVVDQLATLGVKRQVVIVGHGAESVKEVLGTSVEYALQSEQLGTGHAVQMAEPVLGNEQGATLVVCGDTPLLTSDTLASLLQHHTETNAKVTVLTALADDPTGYGRIVRGEDGNVSKIVEHKDANAEELAIREINTGTYVFDNEMLFATLKQVKNDNAQGEYYLPDVIEIAKAAGETIAAYAAPTFEETIGVNDRVALAQAETSMRKRTNEYWMRQGVTFVDPSSTYIGPDVTIGSDTVLYPGTQLLGQTVIGSECTIGPNSDIRNSEVADGATVRQSVVTDSKIGPAAQVGPFAHLRQQAVLGANTRVGNFVEIKKSTFGEGSKSAHLSYVGDATIGENVNLGCGSITVNYDGKNKFQTIIEDDAFIGCNVNLIAPVTVGKNALVAAGSTVTDDVPENGLAIARERQTTKPDYR; encoded by the coding sequence ATGAATCATTTCGCGGTAATTCTAGCAGCGGGTAAAGGAACTCGGATGAAATCGAAGCTTTACAAAGTACTTCACCCAGTCGCTGGGAAACCTATGGTACAGCACGTCGTCGATCAATTAGCGACGCTCGGCGTCAAGCGACAGGTCGTCATCGTCGGTCACGGTGCGGAATCCGTCAAAGAAGTGCTTGGCACATCGGTGGAATACGCACTTCAAAGTGAGCAGCTTGGCACAGGACATGCTGTTCAAATGGCAGAACCCGTACTCGGGAACGAACAGGGAGCAACACTCGTCGTCTGTGGCGATACACCACTCTTGACGAGCGACACACTAGCTTCATTGTTACAACATCATACGGAGACGAACGCAAAAGTGACCGTCTTGACGGCACTCGCTGACGATCCGACAGGTTACGGACGAATCGTGCGTGGAGAAGACGGAAACGTCTCGAAAATCGTTGAGCATAAGGATGCGAATGCAGAAGAACTCGCGATTCGGGAAATCAATACCGGTACGTATGTATTCGATAATGAGATGTTGTTCGCGACGCTGAAGCAGGTCAAGAACGATAACGCGCAAGGTGAGTATTACTTACCAGACGTGATTGAGATTGCAAAGGCAGCAGGCGAAACGATTGCAGCGTACGCGGCACCTACGTTCGAAGAAACGATTGGTGTCAATGACCGCGTCGCACTTGCACAAGCAGAAACATCGATGCGCAAGCGGACGAATGAGTACTGGATGCGTCAAGGTGTCACATTCGTTGATCCGTCTTCGACGTATATCGGACCGGACGTCACGATTGGTTCAGATACGGTTCTTTATCCAGGAACGCAATTGCTCGGTCAGACGGTCATCGGTTCAGAATGTACGATCGGTCCGAACTCGGACATCCGTAACAGTGAAGTGGCAGATGGCGCCACTGTCCGTCAATCCGTCGTCACGGATAGCAAGATTGGTCCGGCGGCACAAGTCGGTCCATTCGCGCATTTACGTCAGCAAGCGGTTCTCGGTGCGAACACACGCGTCGGAAACTTCGTTGAGATCAAAAAATCAACATTTGGTGAAGGTAGCAAATCAGCCCACCTGAGCTATGTCGGAGATGCGACGATCGGAGAGAACGTCAACCTCGGTTGTGGATCGATCACGGTCAACTACGATGGAAAAAATAAATTCCAGACGATCATTGAAGACGATGCCTTCATCGGCTGTAACGTCAACTTGATCGCACCGGTCACGGTCGGCAAGAACGCCCTTGTTGCTGCCGGATCAACCGTCACGGATGATGTGCCGGAAAACGGTCTCGCGATCGCACGGGAACGTCAAACGACGAAACCCGATTATCGTTAA
- a CDS encoding ribose-phosphate diphosphokinase, with protein sequence MSTVLEHEIRIFALNSNKPLAEEIAKVIGIPVSESSVKHFSDGEISMNIEESVRGDDIYIIQSTSQPVNENLMELLIMIDALKRASARTINVVIPYYGYARQDRKARSREPITAKLVANLLEVAGATRVVTMDLHAAQIQGFFDIPVDQLMGVPLLASYFEKKNIDPNELVIVSPDHGGVTRARKLAEQLKAPIAIIDKRRPKPNVAEVMNIVGQVDGKIAIIIDDIIDTAGTITLAANALIENGAKQVYACCTHPVLSGPAMERIENSAIEELVVLNTIDLTQRECASKIKQISVARLLAEAIIRVHEQKSISPLFS encoded by the coding sequence ATGTCTACTGTCTTAGAACATGAAATTCGTATTTTCGCACTCAACTCGAACAAACCACTGGCAGAGGAAATCGCTAAAGTCATCGGAATCCCGGTCAGCGAAAGTTCAGTCAAACACTTCAGTGATGGCGAAATTTCGATGAACATCGAAGAAAGTGTCCGAGGGGATGATATTTACATCATTCAATCGACAAGCCAACCAGTCAACGAAAACCTGATGGAACTTCTCATCATGATCGATGCACTGAAACGGGCGTCTGCACGGACAATCAACGTCGTCATTCCGTATTACGGTTATGCGCGCCAAGACCGCAAAGCACGTTCACGTGAGCCAATCACGGCGAAACTCGTTGCGAACTTGCTTGAAGTAGCAGGGGCGACACGCGTCGTGACGATGGATCTCCATGCAGCACAAATCCAAGGGTTCTTCGATATTCCAGTAGATCAATTGATGGGTGTACCGCTTCTCGCTTCATACTTCGAGAAAAAGAACATCGATCCAAACGAACTCGTCATCGTTTCTCCAGACCATGGCGGTGTCACACGGGCACGTAAATTAGCAGAACAATTAAAAGCACCGATCGCGATCATCGACAAACGCCGTCCGAAACCGAACGTCGCAGAAGTCATGAACATTGTCGGTCAAGTCGATGGCAAGATTGCCATCATCATCGATGACATCATCGATACAGCGGGTACGATCACACTTGCAGCGAACGCTTTGATCGAAAACGGAGCGAAACAAGTCTATGCATGTTGTACACACCCTGTTCTTTCGGGTCCAGCAATGGAACGGATCGAGAACTCAGCGATCGAAGAACTCGTCGTCTTGAACACGATCGACTTGACACAACGCGAATGTGCAAGCAAAATCAAACAAATCTCTGTGGCACGCTTGCTTGCAGAAGCAATCATCCGTGTACACGAACAGAAATCAATCAGCCCGCTCTTCAGCTGA